In Streptomyces qaidamensis, one DNA window encodes the following:
- a CDS encoding SDR family NAD(P)-dependent oxidoreductase: MGKLDGRVVIVTGAARGQGEQEARLFAAEGARVVLTDVLDDQGEAVAKEIGARYVHLDVGREDDWQAAVTATRDTYGHVDGLVNNAGILRFNSLLDTPLDEFMQVVQVNQVGCFLGMKTVAPQMADGGTIVNTASYTGLTGMAAVGAYAATKHAVVGLTRVAALELAGRGIRVNAVCPGAVDTAMSNPARLDPDADPEGTAQGLDHLYRRLVPLGRVGRPEEVARLALFLTSEDSSYITGQPFVIDGGWLAGVSVI, translated from the coding sequence ATGGGCAAGCTCGACGGACGGGTCGTCATCGTCACCGGCGCCGCACGCGGCCAGGGCGAGCAGGAGGCCCGGCTGTTCGCGGCCGAGGGGGCCCGGGTGGTCCTCACGGACGTGCTCGACGACCAGGGCGAGGCCGTCGCGAAGGAGATCGGCGCGCGGTACGTCCATCTGGACGTGGGACGGGAGGACGACTGGCAGGCCGCCGTCACCGCCACCAGGGACACGTACGGCCACGTCGACGGGCTCGTCAACAACGCCGGCATCCTGCGCTTCAACTCCCTCCTCGACACACCGCTCGACGAGTTCATGCAGGTCGTGCAGGTCAACCAGGTGGGCTGCTTCCTCGGCATGAAGACGGTCGCCCCTCAGATGGCCGACGGGGGCACGATCGTCAACACCGCCTCCTACACGGGCCTGACCGGGATGGCCGCGGTGGGCGCCTACGCGGCGACCAAGCACGCCGTGGTCGGCCTGACCCGGGTCGCCGCCCTGGAACTGGCCGGGCGCGGGATACGCGTCAACGCCGTCTGCCCGGGGGCCGTCGACACGGCGATGTCCAACCCGGCCCGGCTCGACCCGGACGCCGACCCGGAGGGGACGGCGCAGGGCCTCGACCACCTGTACCGCAGGCTCGTGCCGCTGGGCAGGGTCGGGCGGCCCGAGGAGGTGGCCCGGCTCGCGCTGTTCCTGACCTCGGAGGACTCGTCGTACATCACGGGCCAGCCGTTCGTGATCGACGGCGGGTGGCTGGCCGGCGTCAGCGTCATCTGA
- a CDS encoding TIGR03619 family F420-dependent LLM class oxidoreductase: MQLPAQSQSTLYAEGWEAEAGPDDLLEIARAADRAGFDYLAGCDHVGIPRRLAAAMSTVWYDPVATLAFLAAATERVRLLSHVAIVGLRHPLLTAKQYATLDHLSSGRLILGVGAGHVQEEFEALGVDFRGRGAVLDECLDALRAALGPDEFPEHHGKLYDFEGLGQRPRPAQERVPVWVGGSSPAAVRRAALKGDGWLPQGDPRDRLPGQIARIRELREKAGARGPFTVGAIAEPLYVGTPRWEVGRRTLTGGPRELADSLRAYRAMGVHQIQVRFRSRSRSELTDQISAFGADVAPEL, encoded by the coding sequence ATGCAGCTCCCCGCCCAGTCGCAGAGCACCCTCTACGCCGAGGGGTGGGAGGCGGAGGCCGGGCCGGACGACCTGCTGGAGATCGCCCGCGCCGCCGACCGGGCCGGATTCGACTACCTGGCCGGTTGTGATCACGTCGGCATCCCGCGCCGGCTGGCCGCCGCGATGAGCACCGTCTGGTACGACCCCGTCGCCACCCTCGCCTTCCTCGCCGCCGCCACCGAACGCGTCCGGCTGCTCAGCCACGTCGCGATCGTCGGGCTGCGGCACCCCCTGCTCACCGCCAAGCAGTACGCCACCCTCGACCACCTGTCGAGCGGTCGCCTGATCCTCGGGGTCGGCGCCGGGCACGTCCAGGAGGAGTTCGAGGCCCTGGGCGTCGACTTCCGCGGGCGCGGGGCCGTGCTGGACGAGTGTCTCGACGCCCTGCGCGCCGCCCTGGGGCCCGACGAGTTCCCCGAGCACCACGGCAAGCTGTACGACTTCGAGGGGCTCGGGCAGCGGCCCCGGCCGGCGCAGGAACGGGTCCCCGTCTGGGTGGGTGGCAGTTCGCCCGCCGCCGTACGCCGGGCCGCGCTCAAGGGCGACGGGTGGCTGCCGCAGGGGGACCCGAGGGACCGGTTGCCCGGGCAGATCGCCCGGATCAGGGAACTGCGCGAGAAGGCCGGTGCGCGGGGCCCGTTCACCGTGGGTGCCATCGCCGAGCCGCTGTACGTCGGCACGCCCCGGTGGGAGGTGGGGCGCCGCACCCTCACCGGCGGGCCGCGGGAGCTCGCCGACTCGCTGCGGGCGTACCGGGCGATGGGCGTGCACCAGATCCAGGTGCGGTTCCGCAGCCGGAGCCGCAGCGAACTCACCGACCAGATCTCGGCGTTCGGCGCCGACGTCGCCCCCGAGCTGTGA
- a CDS encoding amidohydrolase family protein, translated as MDTHDSTFPLIISVDDHTVEPAGVWQDRLPGKYREVGPRIVRAPVKEMTFLGGRFKPVMGQPGDDGPVGDWWVYEDLRRPLTRLDTAVGYGRDEIRLEVITYEQMRPGSYDVTERLADMDVNHVQSALCFPTFPRFCGQTFTEAEDHELGLLCVRAYNDWMVEEWCGPDARGRLIPLPIVPLWDAGLAAEEVRRNAARGVRAVAFSEIPPFLGLPSIHTDGWDPFLQACDETGTVIAMHIGSSSRMPSTSADAPPAVGSTITYANCCFSMVDWLMSGKFEQFPNLKVMYAEGQIGWIPYILERADVVWEENRGWGGVADKVHRPPSELFAEHVYGCFFDDAFGLRNLDSIGVGNVLYETDYPHSDSTWPKSREVGEAQMGHLEPHVVERIVRGNAIELLGLAEDGLWPGGFGGTR; from the coding sequence ATGGACACCCACGACAGCACGTTTCCGCTGATCATCTCCGTGGACGACCACACCGTGGAGCCCGCGGGCGTCTGGCAGGACCGGCTTCCGGGGAAGTATCGGGAGGTCGGACCGCGCATCGTCCGGGCCCCCGTGAAGGAGATGACGTTCCTCGGAGGCCGCTTCAAGCCGGTCATGGGGCAGCCCGGCGACGACGGGCCCGTCGGGGACTGGTGGGTCTACGAGGATCTGCGGCGGCCCCTGACCCGGCTCGACACCGCCGTCGGGTACGGCAGGGACGAAATCCGGCTGGAGGTCATCACCTACGAGCAGATGCGGCCCGGGTCCTACGACGTCACCGAGCGGCTGGCCGACATGGACGTCAACCACGTCCAGTCCGCCCTCTGCTTCCCGACGTTCCCGCGCTTCTGCGGCCAGACCTTCACCGAGGCCGAGGACCACGAGCTGGGCCTGCTCTGCGTGCGCGCCTACAACGACTGGATGGTGGAGGAGTGGTGCGGCCCGGACGCGCGCGGGCGGCTCATCCCCCTGCCCATCGTCCCGCTGTGGGACGCCGGGCTGGCCGCGGAGGAGGTCCGGCGCAACGCCGCCCGCGGGGTCCGGGCCGTCGCCTTCTCCGAGATACCGCCGTTCCTCGGGCTGCCCTCGATCCACACCGACGGCTGGGACCCGTTCCTCCAGGCCTGCGACGAGACCGGCACCGTCATCGCCATGCACATCGGCTCCAGCAGCCGCATGCCCTCCACCTCCGCGGACGCCCCGCCCGCCGTCGGCTCCACCATCACGTACGCCAACTGCTGCTTCTCCATGGTCGACTGGCTGATGAGCGGCAAGTTCGAGCAGTTCCCGAACCTCAAGGTCATGTACGCCGAGGGGCAGATCGGCTGGATCCCCTACATCCTGGAGCGGGCCGACGTGGTGTGGGAGGAGAACCGCGGCTGGGGCGGAGTCGCCGACAAGGTGCACCGGCCACCGTCCGAACTGTTCGCCGAGCACGTCTACGGCTGCTTCTTCGACGATGCCTTCGGTCTGCGCAACCTCGACTCCATCGGCGTCGGCAACGTCCTCTACGAGACCGACTACCCGCACTCCGACTCCACCTGGCCCAAGTCCCGCGAGGTCGGCGAGGCGCAGATGGGGCATCTGGAGCCCCACGTGGTCGAGCGGATCGTGCGCGGCAACGCCATCGAGCTGCTCGGGCTGGCGGAGGACGGCCTGTGGCCGGGCGGCTTCGGTGGTACGCGGTGA